The following DNA comes from Gemmatimonadota bacterium.
GCGTAGAAGGCGCGCAGCGTGCCCAGCGAATTCTCGATCGCGTGGCCGCCTTCCATGCCCAGGAGCGACGCGATCCGGCCGCGCCCGAAGATGCCCTCGATGTCCGACGCGGTCGTCGCCAGCTCGAAGACGTCCGGGTACCGATCGATCACCTGGTTGGCGATGTCGATCTGTTCGAGCTGCATCCGCGCCGCCCCGGTCTCGACGGACTCGTAGGGGATGTAGACCGACCAGAACTGGGCGCCGACCCCACCGCGCCGCAGGCGATCGATGTCGGTGTGCCCGGCGGTACGGCGGCGCAGGTCGTAAGCCGCCACGTCGTGTGGCGCCGCGCTGCTGTTGCGGATCGCCCAGGGCAGGTCGTTGTGTCCGTCGATGAGCGGGACGCGGTCCAACACGCGCTGCACCTTGGCGGCGTGGGAGTCCTGGGCGGTCACCGGCGCGGCGACGGCCAGGAGGACGAGCACGAGAAGCGGGCGAAGGATGCGCATGGGCCTGGCGGTGAAGGGTCGGATCAACGGCCCGCGCGGCGGGCCCGGAAGGCCGCGCGCGCACGGCGGCCGAGCTCCCACAACTTGTGCAGGCCCCCGGACGCTGTCGAGAAGCGGCCCGACTCCAGCGGGACGGCGCGCGCACCGAAGCCGCGCTTGAAGCGTTGCAGCCCGGGATTGTCGTCGTGGGCGCCGCCCAGGTTGAAGCGTGTCACCCCCTCGCCCGCGAGCCGTTCCGCGAAGGCGGCGACCAGGAAGGGGCTGGCCCCCAGCTCGCGCCCCTCCTCCGTGGTCCCCGACGACTGGTAGTAGGCGCCGGCCGGGCTGCGCAGCGCCAGGATGGAGGACAGCACCTGTCCTTCCCGTACGGCCTGCACCAGCTCGGCGGCGCCCGTCTCCAGCCAGCCGCGCAGCAGCTCGTCCCCCAGGTCCGACGGCACGGTCTCCCCGCGCTGGGCCCGCCGGTCCATGGAGCTTTCAAAGCAGCCGAGGTGTGCGTCGAGGCCTTCGGCGCCGGGGCGGACCACCATCTCCACGCCCGCTGCGACCGCCTTGCGGGCGTTGCGCCGGTGCCCGGTGGAGAGGTCCGCGGCACCCGCGCCCTCCGCCAGGTCCAGGACCCATTCGGTGCGTGGCGTCGTCCGCAAACGGTCGGGCCACTGCGGCAGGTCGACGGAGGTGGACGCGAAGGAGGCCAGCTCCACCGCGCGCACGCGCTGCGCGCGGACGAAGTCCGCCAGACCGCTCCAGAAGGGGCTGTCGGCGGGCACGCCCGGCGAGCACGGGATCTCGAGCAGGCCCCCGCCCCGTCCGCGCAGGAAGCCCAGGGCGCCTGCGCTCCAGGCGTCCCCGTCTTCCAGAACCAGCAGGACCACCCGCTCGCCGATGCGTCGGCGCGCCTCGGCGTAGCCGGGCGTGAGGAGCGGATTCTCGGCCTCGAGCGCGCTCAGGCGGGAGAGGCGCTCCGGATCCGGATCCAACCAGGAGCGGAAGCGCCCGCTCAACCGACCCGGAGGACGACGCGCTCCTGGACGGGCGTCGGCGCGAGGCGCGCGACCTGCTCCATCTGCTGCTCGAGCCGCAGCGAGTCGATCAGGAACTTGGGCGCCCACGCCAGATACTCGAACCGGCCGTACGAGCCGTCCACCGGGAAGGAGCCCTTCACGCCGCCGAGCCGGTCCTCGGACACGTCCCGACGCAGCGTCCGGCGCACGTAGCGGTTGGCGGCCTTGGCCGCCTCCCGGTAGCGCTCGTCGCCGGTCTCCTTCCACAGCAGCAGCCAGCCGGCGGCGATCTGTACCACACCGGTCAGGCAGACCCAGTCGACCACGGACGCCCAGTCCGCGTCCAGCCGGCCACCGATCGAGCCGTCCGGCCGTTGAGCCGCGAGCACGCCATCCGCCGTCCGCTGCGCCGCCACGAGGAGGTCCCGCTCCCCGCTGTGCCGATAGGCCTCGATCACGCCCCGGAACGCGTAGCCGATGGTGTGGGTGAGCGGCGCATGCGGGCGGTCGAGGCAGCAGAGCTCGAACCAGCCGTTCTCCTGCTGGTGGCGGACCGCCCAGCGCACCTGGCGTAGCGCGGCCTCGGTGTAGCCCCGCGCCGGATCCACCCGGGCGGCCTCCAGCAGTCCCCAGGAGACGTGGGTCTCGTAGGTCTTCTCCCCGCGCGCCGCGAAGGGGGTCGGATGGGTCCGCCAGGCCCCGTCCGGATCCTGCGTCTGCACCAGCCAGTCCGCGGCTCGGCGCATGGCCTGCTTGTAGGTGCCCCCGAAGCGGTGGGCCCCCGCGGCCAGCCCCAGCAGGATCTGACCCGTGTTGAAGGTGACCGGCACCAACGGTCGGGCTCCGACGACCCCGCCCTGGAACGCCCCGGACTCCATCTGAATCGAAACGAGCCAGTCGAGTACCCGGCGGGCGGCGTTCTCGATGTGGCGGTCGCGGCGCCGATCGGCCTCGCCGAACAGCGTGGGGACGATGTAGCCGCTGGTCTCCGGATAGGAGGTGCTCCAGCCGTCCACCAGCGAGTAGTGGCGGGCGATGCCCCCATCCCGGGAGGCGGAGCACTCCTGCGCGCGTAGCAGCCATTGCGTGGCGCGCTCGCAGGCCCAGTCCGATCCGGGATCGGCCAGCAGCCCCGTCTCGCGGTCCCGGCGTGCTTCGCTGCGCGCCGCATCGGGCAGGGCGGCCCATGCCCGCCGCGCCCTCATGTCACGTACGATCTGACGAATCACCTTCGACTCCACCCGTGATGGATCCGCTGGGGGGTGGTCGTCGAGCAGAGCAAGATCCCGGCCCACCGCGCCCCGGCGGTACGGACCCGCGGCTCCGGCGGCCCGGTGCCCGGGGCCGGGCAGGAGCGGAGGCGTGGCCCGGTGCCCGGGGTCCGCCGGTGCTCCGACCCGTTTACGCGGGCGCCTCGGGGACGGATCTTTGGGGCATGCGCAGGCCACTCATCCCGCTCCTGGTGGTCCTCCTGGCCGCCTGTGGAGGCTCCGCCCCGGGGACCCGCGCGCCCCTGGACGCCACCGCCTCGGGCTCGTTCCAGGAGGTCGATGCCGCGCTCCCGGACGACCCCGTGCTGGAGGCCCTGGTGGCCCCCTTCCGCGTACGCCTCGACGAGCGCCTCTCGGAGGTGCTGGCCCAGGCCGAGGATCGCATCGTGAAGGCCCGCCCCGAAGGAGCGCTCGGGGCCCTGGCCACGGACGCCATGTTGGCGGCCGCGCGCCGGCGCACGGATCACCCGGTCGACGCCGCCCTCCTCAACGACGGCGGCCTGCGTGCGCCCATCCCGCGAGGCCCGGTCACGCTCGCCCGCATCTACGAGGTCTTCCCGTTCGAGAACACGCTCGTGCTCCTGCAGCTCACCGGCGTGCAGATGGAGGCGCTGGCCGACCAGATCGCCGCCCGCGGCGGCCACCCGGTGGCGGGGCTCACGTTCCGCATGGAAGGCCGTGAGCCCGACGCCATCCAGGTCCAGGTGGACGGTGCGGCGGTGGAGCCGGGTCGCACGTATTGGCTGGTGACGGCCGACTTCGTGGCCAACGGTGGCGACGGCTTCACCACGCTGGAGGACCCGGTCGCGCGCGAGGACCTGGGTGTGCTCGTGCGCGACGCCATCACCGAGCATGTGCGCGAGCTGGGCACGCTCACGGCGGCCCCACCGGGCCGCATCCGGATGGCCGGCCGATGAGGCGGCGCCGCTTCGTACGGACGCTCGGCACCGGCGCCGCCGGTACGCTGCTCCTGCCCGCCTTCGCGCGGGGCCAG
Coding sequences within:
- a CDS encoding GNAT family N-acetyltransferase — its product is MSGRFRSWLDPDPERLSRLSALEAENPLLTPGYAEARRRIGERVVLLVLEDGDAWSAGALGFLRGRGGGLLEIPCSPGVPADSPFWSGLADFVRAQRVRAVELASFASTSVDLPQWPDRLRTTPRTEWVLDLAEGAGAADLSTGHRRNARKAVAAGVEMVVRPGAEGLDAHLGCFESSMDRRAQRGETVPSDLGDELLRGWLETGAAELVQAVREGQVLSSILALRSPAGAYYQSSGTTEEGRELGASPFLVAAFAERLAGEGVTRFNLGGAHDDNPGLQRFKRGFGARAVPLESGRFSTASGGLHKLWELGRRARAAFRARRAGR
- a CDS encoding prenyltransferase/squalene oxidase repeat-containing protein — its product is MIRQIVRDMRARRAWAALPDAARSEARRDRETGLLADPGSDWACERATQWLLRAQECSASRDGGIARHYSLVDGWSTSYPETSGYIVPTLFGEADRRRDRHIENAARRVLDWLVSIQMESGAFQGGVVGARPLVPVTFNTGQILLGLAAGAHRFGGTYKQAMRRAADWLVQTQDPDGAWRTHPTPFAARGEKTYETHVSWGLLEAARVDPARGYTEAALRQVRWAVRHQQENGWFELCCLDRPHAPLTHTIGYAFRGVIEAYRHSGERDLLVAAQRTADGVLAAQRPDGSIGGRLDADWASVVDWVCLTGVVQIAAGWLLLWKETGDERYREAAKAANRYVRRTLRRDVSEDRLGGVKGSFPVDGSYGRFEYLAWAPKFLIDSLRLEQQMEQVARLAPTPVQERVVLRVG
- a CDS encoding 5'-nucleotidase, which translates into the protein MRRPLIPLLVVLLAACGGSAPGTRAPLDATASGSFQEVDAALPDDPVLEALVAPFRVRLDERLSEVLAQAEDRIVKARPEGALGALATDAMLAAARRRTDHPVDAALLNDGGLRAPIPRGPVTLARIYEVFPFENTLVLLQLTGVQMEALADQIAARGGHPVAGLTFRMEGREPDAIQVQVDGAAVEPGRTYWLVTADFVANGGDGFTTLEDPVAREDLGVLVRDAITEHVRELGTLTAAPPGRIRMAGR